From Pseudonocardia autotrophica, one genomic window encodes:
- the idi gene encoding isopentenyl-diphosphate Delta-isomerase — protein sequence MEQVVLLDDDGNPVGVADKATVHGASTPRHLAFSCYGVDDAGRLLVTRRARNKAAFPLVWTNTCCGHPAPGEDMADAVHRRLDEELGIRATELRLVLPDFSYRASQDGIEENELCPVFVARIAGAPDPRPDEVEDLRWWSWDRFRAAADDPGSGLSPWARLQVPLLDALDDPLLAAARG from the coding sequence ATGGAACAGGTCGTGCTGCTCGACGACGACGGCAACCCGGTCGGAGTCGCCGACAAGGCGACCGTGCACGGCGCCAGCACCCCCCGGCACCTGGCGTTCTCCTGCTACGGGGTGGACGATGCCGGCCGCCTGCTGGTCACCCGCCGGGCCCGGAACAAGGCCGCGTTCCCGCTGGTCTGGACGAACACCTGCTGCGGGCATCCCGCGCCCGGCGAGGACATGGCCGACGCGGTGCACCGCAGGCTCGACGAGGAGCTCGGGATCCGGGCCACCGAGTTGCGGCTGGTGCTGCCCGACTTCAGCTACCGGGCGTCCCAGGACGGGATCGAGGAGAACGAGCTGTGCCCGGTGTTCGTCGCCCGGATCGCCGGTGCGCCCGATCCCCGGCCGGACGAGGTCGAGGACCTGCGGTGGTGGAGCTGGGACCGGTTCCGGGCCGCCGCGGATGATCCCGGCTCGGGCCTCTCGCCATGGGCCCGGCTGCAGGTCCCGCTGCTCGACGCGCTCGACGACCCGTTGCTGGCGGCCGCGCGCGGCTGA